The DNA segment TGCTCCACTCGATGCCGGACGCCGCGAGGCTGGCCTTGCTGCTGGGCTCGTTGACGGTGGTGGCAGCCCTCTGTCTGTATGAAGTGGCGCCGGCCGTGAGCGCCCCAAAGGGGCGCGGGGCTGCAATGGATGTGCGGCTACCGCCGCGTGGGCGCGACCAGCCACAACGTAGCCGCAGCCGGCTGACGGCAATGAGCCCCCGCCTCTTCGCGTCCGTTCCGTACGCCCTCTTCGGCCTGGCCACCGGCGTCCTCGTCCTCTACACGGCCCTGGGCGACAACCTCACCGACGAGCAGCGCAGCGCCCCCGCGGCAGTCGCCCTGACCCTCAGCATGGGCCCCGCCGAATGGCTGCTGTACCGCTTCCGGAGCGGCAGCCTGGCGGGCCTGCGCTCCAGCAGCACACCGAGGGCGTTCCGGCGGACGACGGTGCTCACGGTCGCCGAGTGCCTCTCGGCCTACCTGGTCACCCTGCTCGCGCTCAGCCTCGCCACCTCGGCCCTGTGGCCGCATTCCGCGGGCTTCGCCGGTGTCCGCCTCGCCGGTCTGCTCCTGCTGGGCGTGGTCCTGTGGACCGGCCTGCTGCTCCAGTCCTTCGGTGCGGTGGTCAGCGCGGCGGCGATCTGCTGCGCGGCCGCCCTCGTCCAGACGGTCGCCGTGGTGACGCACACCGGCAGCCCGCACTGGGTCGGCCTGATCGTCCACGGGACGGCTGCGGTGGCCCAGGTCGCCCTGGTCTGCGCCCTGTTGGGGAGAGTGACCGCTCACCGATGACCGGCCTGCTGATCCCCTACTACGAGCACCCGTCCGCCCGCCCCGCCGAATGGGACGCGATCATCGCCGCCGCGCCCCGCCTCTACGGGGTCGTACTGAACCCGGCCAGCGGCCCCGGCGACGCGCCCGACCCGGCGTTCGCCGAGGTCGCGGCACGCCTGCGGGCGGTGGACGTACGGGTGCTCGGCTACGCCGACACCGACTACGGCCGCAGGCCGCACGCCGACGTCGTACGTGACATCGCGCGGCACCGCGACTGGTACCGCGCGGATGGCGTATTCCTCGACCAAGTCGCCGCCGACCGCGCTGAGTTCGGCCACTACCAACGGCTCGCGACGGCAGCCTGGGGTGCCGGCTGCGGCACGCTCGCCCTGAACCACGGCACGGCACCGCACCCGTCCTACGCCAGGATCGCCGACCTCCTGGTCACCTTCGAGGGGCCCTGGGCGTCGTACACCCGGCTCGGCCCGCAGCCGTGGCGGGGCACCACCGGAGTGCGGGTGTGCCACCTGGTGTACGGCGTCCCGGCGGGCGTCGACCTGGCGGAGCCGGCGCGCGCCCGCGGGGCCACCGTGCACTGTGCGGTGCCGGGCGTGGGCGATCATCCGTGGGGCACGTTGCCGCACGGGCTGGCGCCCGCTCGGTGACGGGGGGCGTCAGCCCAGGGACAGCACGACGAGCGCCGTCGTCGCCGCCGTCTCCGCGAGCCCGCCGAAGACGTCACCGGTGACGCCGCCGAAGCGGCGGACGCAGTGCCGCAGGAGGAGCTCGGCGGCGGCGAGTGCGGCGAGGACCGCGAGGGCGGTGCGGGCGATGTCGTGGGCCCCGAACAGCGCTCCCGCCGCGGCGGCGACGCCGGTGACGGCCAGGGCAAGGGCCACCGCACCCCGTACGGGGACGACGCCGGCCACCGCGGCCCCCAGCCCCTCCGGTCGGGCGGCGGGGACTGTGGAGCGGGCGGCGAGGGTGAGCGCGAGGCGGGCGGCGACGGCCGAGACGACGGTGGCGAGGGTGCCTCGGGCCCACGAGGTGTCGTACAGCTGCGCCAGCGCGGCCACCTGCGCCAGCAGCACGAACACGAGCGTGATGACGCCGAACGGCCCGATGTCCGACTGCTTCATGATCCGCAGCGCGTCCTCGGCGGGCTTGCCGCTGCCGAGGCCGTCGGCGGTGTCGGCGAGGCCGTCGAGATGCAGCCCACGGGTGAGGACGGCGGGGACGGCGGCGCCGACGACGGCGGCGAGGAGGGGACCGGCGCCGAGGGACAGCAGCAGGAGCGCCGCGGCGGCGGCACCGCAGCCGAGGACCACCCCGACGAGCGGGGCGCACAGCATCCCGCCGCGCGCCGCCTCCCGGTCCCAGCGGCTCACCCTGACGGGGAGCACACTCAGGGTGCCGAAGGCGAAACGGAGGCCGTGCAGGGGTGGCGGGGTCATGGACACGCCCGCAGACTAGCCCGGACGTCGTCCCCGCCAGGCGGCCCGCCCCTGCCCCGGACACACTGAAACCATGGGTGACTGGTGGCAGCGCAACATCATCGAACCGGGCAAGCTCCCCCTGCTCCTGGCTCTGACCGCCTTCGTGGTCACCTTCCTCGTCACCCGCCTCATCACCCGCCTCATCCGCGCGGGCAAAGGGCCCTTCCGCAACATCGAGACCGGCGCCGTCCACATCCACCATGTCGTTCCCGGCATCATCCTCACGATCATCGGCGGCTTCTGCGCGGTCGCGGGCGGTCAACGCGGCTTCGGCTCGGCCGTGGCCGCCGTGGTCTTCGGGATCGGTGCGGGCCTGGTCATGGACGAGTTCGCGCTGATCCTGCATCTGGACGACGTCTACTGGACCGAGGACGGCCGCAAGAGTGTCGAGGTGGTCGTGCTCACCGCCGCCGTGGTCGGCCTGCTCCTCCTCGGCTTCGCGCCCTTCGGGGTCAACGACCTGAACGACGACGAGACGCAGGGCCGGGGGACGGTGATCACTACCATCACCGGGAACTTCCTCCTCGCCCTGATCGCCCTCACCAAGGGCAAGGCCCGCATCGCGATCTTCGGGGTGATCATCCCCTTCATCGCCCTGTTCGGCGCCATCCGCCTGGCCCGCCCCACGTCCCCCTGGGCGAAACGCTTCTACCGCCGCCGCCCGCGCGCCCGCGCCAAGGCCCAGCTGCGCGCCTATCACCACGACCGGCGCTGGGCGGGCCCGAGCCGCAAGCTTCAGGACTGGATCGGCGGTGCTCCCGACGTGGAGCCACCCCGGGCCCTGGAGCGCCGCTGACGCAGCGCCGCCAGCGCGCACAGCACCAGCACCGCCGCGACGGCGGCGAGGTGTTCCTTCCCGGCGAGGTTCTCTTCCAGCACCACCTCGACCGCTATCGCCACGATCACCACACCGGCCGAGACATACGCGCCGTAGCGCCAGCCGAGGAACACCGCGAGGCCCACCACCGTGGCCGACGGTCCCGTGTCCACGACCTGCGCGTCCGAAGCCGGCAGGCCGATCGGGTGGTGGGGGCCGAGCGCGATGCCCACGCGCGCGTAGAGGGTGCCGGCGAACTGCACGATCCCGGTCAGACACACGGCGCCGAGGGTCATCGGCACGGCTCGCCACCGCCGCGCGACCAAGGCCCCGCGCGCGGCGAGGTACAAGGACCCCCACTCGGCACGGGCCCAGCGGCCGAGAGTCTCAGCTCTCACGGCTGGGGATCATATGTCCCACCGTCGGGTGAAGCATCCCTTTCGCCCCGGACTCCTCGCTGCTGTTGTCGCCGCTGCCGCTGCGGCGCCCCCGGCCCTACTCGGCCTCCGCCGTCTCCGGCGTCTCGGCAGCCTCTGCCGCCTCCGATTCCTTCGGCTGCTCCGGCAGCTCCGCCGCCAGTGCCGCGGCGGCCTGCACCATCGGCAGGGCCAGCATGCCCCCGGCACCCTCTCCGACCTTCACACCCTGGTCGAGCAGGGGCTCCAGGGCCATCCGGTCCAGTGCCTTCGCCTGACCCGGCTCCCCGCTGTTGTGCGCGGCCAGCCACCAGTCCGGCGCCCGGAACGCGATCCGCTGTCCCACCAGGGCGCAGGCGGCGACGACCACCCCGTCCAGCACGACCGGCATCTTCCGCACCGCGCTCTGCAGCAGGAACCCGGTGATCGCCGCGAGATCGGCCCCGCCCACCGTCGCGAGCAGCTGCAACTGGTCCCCGAGCACGGGCCGGGCCCGGCGCAACGCGTCCCGGATCGCCGCGCACTTGCGCATCCACACCAGGTCGTCGATGGCCAGTCCGCCCCGCCCGGTGACCACGGACGCGTCGGTTCCGCACAGCGCGGCGACCAGCACCCCCGCCGCCGTGGTCCCGCCGACGCTCACATCGCCGAGCACCACCAGATCCGTACCGGAGTCGGCCTCCTCGTCGGCCACCGCCACCCCGGCCAGGAAGGCGGCCTCCGCCTCCTCGGCCGTCAGCGCGTCCTCGACGTCGATACGGCCGCTGCCGCGCCGCACCCGATGCCGTACGACCGCCTCCGGCAGCGACTCCGGGTCGCAGTCCAGGGCCATGTCGACGATCCGCACCGGAACCCCGGCCCGCCGCGCGAGCACCGACACGGGCCGGCCGCCCTCGAGGATCTCCCGCACCAACTCCCCGGCGCTGCCCGCCGCCCGCGCCGACACGCCGAGCTCGGCCACGCCGTGGTCGCCGGCGAACAGCACGACCCGCGGCTGTTCGATCGGCCGTACCGGCACCGCGGACTGTGCGGCCGCCAGCCACTCACCCAGTTCGTCGAGGCGGCCCAGCGCTCCGGGCGGCACGATCTGACGTTCACGGCGCGCCTCTGCGTCACGGCGCACCCCTCCGTCGGGGCGCTCGATCAGATCAGTGAAGTCGTCGAGATTAAGCGAGCTCATTCGCCGAACAGTACCGGCACTGGTCGAACAGAACGGCGCCACATGGCCCCCACGGGCTCCGCCACGTCCCCGCCCCATCCGAGCGACGTCGTTGCACCCAAGATCGCCATCCCATACGTTCCGTTTTGCCGTGGATTGTCGGGGCATGCTCGCACCACCCGCCGTCCGCCTCCGCCGTACGCCCCCCCGCGTACGCCCTCGTGCCCGGGAGCCGCCCATGACCGCGACCGCCCGCTCCGAACGACGCCGCGCCGACTGCGCGTTCACCTTGTCCAGATGCCGGGAGCACAGCTACGTCCCCCGCCATCTGCGGCTCACACGGCTGCCGTACCGCCACCTGAGAGCCGCGGCCCGCGCGGCGCTGGCCTTCCCCGAGCCGGAGAGCTGGCTGGACGTGGGCACGGGATACGCCCGCTTCCCGGAGGTGGCGAAGGAACTCTTCCCGTACACGGCGTTCGACGGCCTCGACCTGACCCACCGCGTCCTGGACGCCCGCGTCGCCGAGCGGGTGGAGGAGGCCCACGTCGGCCACCTCACGGACCCCCGCATCACCGCCCGGCTGCGGGCCCGCTACGACATCGTCAGCATGTTCCGCCACCTGGAACACGCCCAGGACCCCCGCAAGGAACTGCGCGCCGCCCTCACGGTCCTGCGCCCGGGCGGCCACCTCCTCCTCGAACTGCCCAACCCGCGGGGCGTGTTCGCCTTCCTGCTCGGCAGGTGGTGGATCCCGCACAGCCGCCCGGGCCACCTGCACCTGCTGCCCCTGAAAACCCTCCGCGAGGAGCTCCAGGCCCTGGGCTGCACCGTGCTCTCGGCGGACCGCCGCGCCACGCACATCCCGTACGACTTCGCGGCCTTCACCTCACTGGTGCTGACGCACCTGCTGCCCGCGCCCCTGTCCCGGGCGAGCGCACCCCTGGTCGGCGTGGCCTGGGCGCTGGACCACCTCCTGGCCCCCGTGGTGCGCCGCACCCGTCTGTCGAACACGTACCGCGTCATCGCCCGCAAGGAGCCGGCCGCACAGCCGACCGCACCAGCGGCCGTTCTGCCGATCGTGCAGCCGACCCCACCGCCCTCAGCCGCGTAGCACCAACGCCTGCCCGGCCACCACCAGCAGCACCTGCTCGCACTCCCCGGCGAACGCGGCGTTCAGCCGCCCCAACTCGTCGCGGTAGCGCCGCCCCGACGCCGTCGCCGGCACGATCCCCGACCCCACCTCGTTCGACACGGCGACCACGGTCCGCCGGGTGCCCCGCACCGCCTGCGTCAACTCCCGCACCCGCTCCCGCAGTGCCTTCTCCCCGCCCTCCGCCCACACCGCGTCGTCCCAGGCCCCGACGGCGTCCATGGCGTCCGTCAGCCACAGGGACAGACAGTCGACGAGCAGCGGCGGCCCGTCCCCGGCCAGCAGCGGCACCAGGTCGCACGTCTCGGTCGTACGCCACGACCCCGGCCGGCGCTCGCGGTGCGTGGCGACCCGTGCCGCCCACTCGGTGTCCCCGCCCCGGGTGCCCCCGGTCGCCACGTACAGGACGTCGGGGAACGCCTCCAGCCGCCGCTCCGCCTCCACCGACTTCCCGGACCGGGCCCCGCCCAGCACCAGGGTCCGCCGCGGCACGTCCGGCACGTCCTCGTACGCCCCCACCTCCAGCGTCGTCCCGTCCGGCACGGCCCGAGCGCCCGCCGCGGCCAGCCGCCGTCGCAGCTCGGCGCCCGGCGGCACGTCGTGATCCAGATGTACGGCGATGACGTCCGTCGTCGGCCCGACGGCCCCCACCGCCCGCAGCTTGGCCAGCGCGTCCGGTCGCCCCACGACATCGGCGACCACCATGTCGTACATCCCGACGGCCCCCTCCTCCAGACCGGCCGGCGCGCCCTCCGGCGGCAGATACAGCAGCCGCTGCCCGTCCGGGCCGATCACCGCGTACCCCGTGCCCGGATGGTCCATCGCCACCGCCCGCACCCGATGCCCCGTCAGCAGCGCCAACTCCTGCCCGTCCGGCACCCGCCCGGGCTGTGGCAGGCCGGAGGGCACCTCGACGGCGGGACCGTTGTGCGGATGCGAAAGCAGCACCTGCCGTACGTTCGCCAGCGAACGCCCCGCCCGAGCCGCCGCGAACGCCGCCCCGGGCGTCAGATCGAGCAGCAGCGCCCCGTCCACGAGCAACGAGGTCGCAGCCCGCGCGTCGTCCCCGAGCGCGCTCGCACAAGCCGCGCACGGACAGTCGGGGCGGGGGAGTCCCGCGGGGGCACCGGTGCCGAGGAGAGTGAGTTCCACGGAACCGATTTTCGCGTGTCGGCGCGGGTCTCGCGCATCCGGCTAGGCTCAGGACAGGAGCCGGACCATGATCCGGCTCCTACTCTGCACGTGCCGACACCTTGGAGGCGTACATGGCGGCATGGACGTGGCGGTTCGAGAAGGCCGACGGGGCGGAGGTCCAGCCCGCGGTGCAGCCCGAGGAGTTCACCACCCAGGGGGACGCCGAGTCGTGGATCGGGGAGCACTGGAAGGCACTGCTCGAGGGCGGTGCGGACCAGGTACGGCTGCTCGAGGACTCCACGGAGATCTACGGGCCGATGAACCTGCACGCCGAGGCGTAGCGCGCAC comes from the Streptomyces sp. NBC_00443 genome and includes:
- a CDS encoding spherulation-specific family 4 protein gives rise to the protein MTGLLIPYYEHPSARPAEWDAIIAAAPRLYGVVLNPASGPGDAPDPAFAEVAARLRAVDVRVLGYADTDYGRRPHADVVRDIARHRDWYRADGVFLDQVAADRAEFGHYQRLATAAWGAGCGTLALNHGTAPHPSYARIADLLVTFEGPWASYTRLGPQPWRGTTGVRVCHLVYGVPAGVDLAEPARARGATVHCAVPGVGDHPWGTLPHGLAPAR
- a CDS encoding adenosylcobinamide-GDP ribazoletransferase translates to MTPPPLHGLRFAFGTLSVLPVRVSRWDREAARGGMLCAPLVGVVLGCGAAAAALLLLSLGAGPLLAAVVGAAVPAVLTRGLHLDGLADTADGLGSGKPAEDALRIMKQSDIGPFGVITLVFVLLAQVAALAQLYDTSWARGTLATVVSAVAARLALTLAARSTVPAARPEGLGAAVAGVVPVRGAVALALAVTGVAAAAGALFGAHDIARTALAVLAALAAAELLLRHCVRRFGGVTGDVFGGLAETAATTALVVLSLG
- the cobT gene encoding nicotinate-nucleotide--dimethylbenzimidazole phosphoribosyltransferase, whose amino-acid sequence is MSSLNLDDFTDLIERPDGGVRRDAEARRERQIVPPGALGRLDELGEWLAAAQSAVPVRPIEQPRVVLFAGDHGVAELGVSARAAGSAGELVREILEGGRPVSVLARRAGVPVRIVDMALDCDPESLPEAVVRHRVRRGSGRIDVEDALTAEEAEAAFLAGVAVADEEADSGTDLVVLGDVSVGGTTAAGVLVAALCGTDASVVTGRGGLAIDDLVWMRKCAAIRDALRRARPVLGDQLQLLATVGGADLAAITGFLLQSAVRKMPVVLDGVVVAACALVGQRIAFRAPDWWLAAHNSGEPGQAKALDRMALEPLLDQGVKVGEGAGGMLALPMVQAAAALAAELPEQPKESEAAEAAETPETAEAE
- a CDS encoding class I SAM-dependent methyltransferase encodes the protein MTATARSERRRADCAFTLSRCREHSYVPRHLRLTRLPYRHLRAAARAALAFPEPESWLDVGTGYARFPEVAKELFPYTAFDGLDLTHRVLDARVAERVEEAHVGHLTDPRITARLRARYDIVSMFRHLEHAQDPRKELRAALTVLRPGGHLLLELPNPRGVFAFLLGRWWIPHSRPGHLHLLPLKTLREELQALGCTVLSADRRATHIPYDFAAFTSLVLTHLLPAPLSRASAPLVGVAWALDHLLAPVVRRTRLSNTYRVIARKEPAAQPTAPAAVLPIVQPTPPPSAA
- a CDS encoding bifunctional adenosylcobinamide kinase/adenosylcobinamide-phosphate guanylyltransferase, which encodes MELTLLGTGAPAGLPRPDCPCAACASALGDDARAATSLLVDGALLLDLTPGAAFAAARAGRSLANVRQVLLSHPHNGPAVEVPSGLPQPGRVPDGQELALLTGHRVRAVAMDHPGTGYAVIGPDGQRLLYLPPEGAPAGLEEGAVGMYDMVVADVVGRPDALAKLRAVGAVGPTTDVIAVHLDHDVPPGAELRRRLAAAGARAVPDGTTLEVGAYEDVPDVPRRTLVLGGARSGKSVEAERRLEAFPDVLYVATGGTRGGDTEWAARVATHRERRPGSWRTTETCDLVPLLAGDGPPLLVDCLSLWLTDAMDAVGAWDDAVWAEGGEKALRERVRELTQAVRGTRRTVVAVSNEVGSGIVPATASGRRYRDELGRLNAAFAGECEQVLLVVAGQALVLRG